CGTCGCCGCGGCGAGCGGATGGGTGATGTAGGGCTCACCGCTGCGGCGCTGCTGGCCCCGGTGGCAGCGCTCCGCGACCTCGTAGGCCCGGATCACGAGCCGGGCATCGGCCTTGGGGTGGTTCGCGCGCAGGACCTTCAGCAGCGGCTCGAGCTCGGGCGGCGGGGCGTCCTTCGACCCGGCGAGCCGACCGAGCCGGGCTCGCACCCGGGCGCCCGCGGCGGGCTCGGCGGTCGGGGTCTGGGCAGCGGGCAGGACGTCATCCGCTACCGGAACGACGTCGCTCGTCACGCATCAGCCCTTCGTGAGACTCGCTTTCCCAGTCTAACGATCTCAGCGTGCCCGGCGTTCCCGCCGACGCGGCGCGCCCCGCCGTCCGTGCGACCGACGCCCGCGGCTAGTACGTGAGCAGCGCGTGGACGTCGAGGTCGGTGAGCCGCTTCCTGGCCCCGAGCGCGCCCAGCTCGACCAGGACGCTGCAGCCGGCGACGACGCCGCCGGCGCGCTCGACCAGCCGGGACGCCGCGGCGGCCGTGCCGCCGGTCGCCAGCACGTCGTCGACGATCAGCACCCGGTCCCCCGGGTCGAAGGCGTCCTTGTGCACCTCGATGGTTGCCTCGCCGTACTCCAGCGCGTAGGACTCGGCAAACGTCGGGCCGGGCAGCTTGCCGGCCTTGCGCATCGGGACGAACCCGGCCCCGAAGTGGTAGGCGACCGGCGCGGCAAGGATGAAGCCCCGTGCCTCGATGCCGACCACCTTGTCGATCGTCCCGCGGCCATGGTGTACGACGATCGCGTCGATCACGGCAGCGAAGGCCGTGTGGTCGGCGAGCAACGGCGTGATGTCCTTGAACGCGATCCCGGGATCCGGGAAGTCCGCGATGTCGCGGACCCTCGACCGCAACAGGGCGTCGAGGTCGAGCGGGCTCACCGGCGTTTGCGCGAGCGGTTGCCGCGGCCACCCGGCCGCGACCCCCGGCCGGTACGCCGCTGGCCTTGCGGGCGGGCGCCGGCACGCGGCGGCGCACCCGTGCGCGGCGGCTGCGAGGGTACGGCGGCGTCGACGTCGTCGTCATCGTCGCCGTAGGGCTGCGATGGCTCCTCCGGCCGTACCTCGGCGGCGGGCCGAGCCGGCTGTGCCGCTCGGACCGGCGCACCCACCGTTGCCGGTGTGAGCCCGGCCACGTCGCGGGCTTCCTTCGCCTGCCGACTGGCGACCCGCTTGGCCAGCTGCTGGTAGGTCGACTCGCGCTCCTTGAACTCGCAGAGCAGCGGGGTCGCGATGAAGATCGAGGAGTACGCGCCGGACGCCAGACCGATCAGCAGCGCGAGCGACAGGTCGTTCAACGATCCGGCACCGAGCAGCCCAGCGCCGATGACGAGCAATCCGATCACCGGCAGCAACGCGATGACCGAGGTGTTGATCGACCGGACCAGGGTCTGGTTGACGGCGAGGTTCGCGGCCTGGCTGAACGTCATCCGGCTGCCGCCCGCAATGCTGGCGGTGTTCTCGCGGACCTTGTCGAAGACGACCACGGTGTCGTAGAGCGAGTAACCGAGGATCGTCAGCAACGCGATCACGGTCGATGGGCTGACCTGCAAGCCGGACAGCGAATAGACCCCTGCCGTGACGATGAGGTCGTGCAGCAGCGCGATGATCGCCGCGAGGGCCATCTTCCACTCGAAGCGCACGGACAGATAGATGATGACCGCGACCAGGAAGATGACCAGGCCGAGGATCGCCTTGTGGGTGATCTGGCTTCCCCACGTCGACCCGACCGTCGTGATGTCCAGGCTGTTGACGTTGACACCGACCTCTTTGGCCAGCGCGTTCGACACGTTCGTGGTCTGGTTGATGGTCAGTGTCTTGGTCTGGACGTCGAAGCGCTGCGCCGCCCCACTGCCGGTGACCACGACGACGTCGGGATTGACACCCTGCGCGGACACCACGCTGCGCAGCTGGGTCACCGTGTGCCCGTGCAGCGGGCCCTGGAACTGCGCACCACCGCTGAAGTCGATCGACGGGTTCAGCCCGCGGATCGCGAGGCTGATGATGCCGACCAGCATGACCACGCCGGACATCGCGTACCACCGCCGGCGGTGCCCGATGAAGTCGTACGAGACCTCACCGCGATACAGGCGGGTGGCGAGCGAGTCGCGAGTGCGGGCCATCGCTCAGGCCTCCGTCGGGTTCGTTCGGGACCGGCGGCTCGGTCGTGTCGGCGGCTCGTCCGCCTCGTCACGGGTGACCCCGATCCGCTCCCGGCCGATCCCGGTCCATGCCTTGCCGGAGTCGAAGGCAGGTCGGCGCGAGAGCAGGGTCAGAAGCGGCTTGGTGAAGAAGAAGACGATGAACAGGTCGGACAACGTCGACATGCCCAGGGTGAAGGCGAAGCCTCGTACGTCGCCGATCGAGACCAGGTAGAGGACCACGGCGGCCAGCAGGGACACGGTGTCGGCCGAGAGAATCGTGCGTCTGGCCCGCGGCCAGGCGCGTTCGACCGCGCTGCGCAACCGTCTGCCTTCCCGGATCTCGTCGCGTAGTCGTTCGAAGAAGACCACGAACGAGTCGGCGGTGATGCCGACCGCGACGATGAAGCCGGCGATGCCCGGAAGCGACAGGGTGTAGTGCACCGACGACTGGCCGAGCAACGTCGTGACGGCGTAGAGGATCAGGCCGGAAACCGCGAGGCTGCCGACCGTGACCAGGCCCAACGCCCGGTAGTACAGCAGCGAGAACAGGATCACGAGCGCGAGGCCGATGATGCCGGCGATCAGCCCGCCGTGCAGCTGTTGGCTGCCGAGCGACGCCGAGACCGACTGGACGTCGGACGGGTCGAACTTCAGCGGCAGCGCGCCGTACTTGAGGATGTTGGCCAGGTTGTTCGCCTGGGACTGGGAGAAGCTTCCCGTGATCTGCGCGGAGCCGCCGGGAATGCCGTCGTCCTGGATGGTGGGCGCCGACTGCACGACCCCGTCGAGGACGATCGCCACGGCGTTACAGCCCTTCGGCGGTGTGCAGGTGCTGTCATTGTTCGCGCCGCCCGTGCTGGTCTCGTACGCCTTCTTGGTCACGTTGAACCAGGCCGAGGAACCGCTGCTGTTGAACGTCAGGTTGACCTGCCAGGAGCTCGTGTTGCTGAGCCCGCTGGAGGCGCCGCTCACCTGGGTGCCTTCGACCGCGGCCGGTGCGAGCAGGTACTT
The Mycobacteriales bacterium DNA segment above includes these coding regions:
- the secD gene encoding protein translocase subunit SecD → MAAPVKQRPLRTLAVTGVALVGLYLGVFLGPTQTPHLGLDLRGGTEITLTAHPIGNGKVTKSALNQAVNIIRQRANGAGVSNASVNTQGSDNIVVQVPGKGHSVLKQVGQTALLRFRQVLQFGSATPTPTTSATPSASPSSSKSSGTHTKKHSKHGTSGKHSTKSKPHSSPTSTPSSSKSSSGDAVSSVLKKHKGKSSPSPSSTPSATSTPTATVSPTPTPTSTAGLTPTGLVNTPLPGSQSPTLSAAFTKSFTNWNCAKHPNPTNGDDNPNDYIIACDTSGALGEKYLLAPAAVEGTQVSGASSGLSNTSSWQVNLTFNSSGSSAWFNVTKKAYETSTGGANNDSTCTPPKGCNAVAIVLDGVVQSAPTIQDDGIPGGSAQITGSFSQSQANNLANILKYGALPLKFDPSDVQSVSASLGSQQLHGGLIAGIIGLALVILFSLLYYRALGLVTVGSLAVSGLILYAVTTLLGQSSVHYTLSLPGIAGFIVAVGITADSFVVFFERLRDEIREGRRLRSAVERAWPRARRTILSADTVSLLAAVVLYLVSIGDVRGFAFTLGMSTLSDLFIVFFFTKPLLTLLSRRPAFDSGKAWTGIGRERIGVTRDEADEPPTRPSRRSRTNPTEA
- a CDS encoding adenine phosphoribosyltransferase, whose amino-acid sequence is MSPLDLDALLRSRVRDIADFPDPGIAFKDITPLLADHTAFAAVIDAIVVHHGRGTIDKVVGIEARGFILAAPVAYHFGAGFVPMRKAGKLPGPTFAESYALEYGEATIEVHKDAFDPGDRVLIVDDVLATGGTAAAASRLVERAGGVVAGCSVLVELGALGARKRLTDLDVHALLTY
- the secF gene encoding protein translocase subunit SecF, which gives rise to MARTRDSLATRLYRGEVSYDFIGHRRRWYAMSGVVMLVGIISLAIRGLNPSIDFSGGAQFQGPLHGHTVTQLRSVVSAQGVNPDVVVVTGSGAAQRFDVQTKTLTINQTTNVSNALAKEVGVNVNSLDITTVGSTWGSQITHKAILGLVIFLVAVIIYLSVRFEWKMALAAIIALLHDLIVTAGVYSLSGLQVSPSTVIALLTILGYSLYDTVVVFDKVRENTASIAGGSRMTFSQAANLAVNQTLVRSINTSVIALLPVIGLLVIGAGLLGAGSLNDLSLALLIGLASGAYSSIFIATPLLCEFKERESTYQQLAKRVASRQAKEARDVAGLTPATVGAPVRAAQPARPAAEVRPEEPSQPYGDDDDDVDAAVPSQPPRTGAPPRAGARPQGQRRTGRGSRPGGRGNRSRKRR